The proteins below come from a single Metarhizium brunneum chromosome 1, complete sequence genomic window:
- the acmsd_1 gene encoding 2-amino-3-carboxymuconate-6-semialdehyde decarboxylase — protein MSLIASPPSSSARLPNMQFHEPLIKVAACDCMSGNTDKEFASHTSHIEGTYPSKTGFRIDIHTHIMPPSLPDMSQFDDSSNRNEWINLRLHKPSPSSSESSSPSQKLDMYVGRRFFRTVEANCFDPETRIKEMDASGVSVQVLSTIPVLFSYDKPIKPAAMLARLLNDHIASLCRVYPSRFVGLATVPLQDVAAAVEELKRVKGLGLRGVEIGTEINGRELDDLDMEPFWKACEELDMAVFVHPLGYELARENKRWANYWSAWLIGMPSETALALHAVVSSAVLVRHPRLRLCFAHAGGAYLPLLGRIQHGYDCRPDLVAHKAEGVSPTRQVALGQRNIWIDSLVHDPDLLEYMCKKIGPERVIMGSDYPFPLGEVPLPGQMISTDERVRGFLSEERREAMLWRNAVEFLGLHDLVREYKY, from the exons ATGAGCTTGATCGCATCGCCTCCCTCCTCCAGCGCCAGGTTACCCAACATGCAGTTCCACGAGCCGTTGATCAAAGTTGCCGCATGCGATTGCATGTCCGGAAACACTGACAAGGAATTCGCTTCACACACTTCACACATTGAAGGGACGTATCCCTCCAAGACGGGGTTCAGAATCGACATTCACACACACATCATGCCCCCTTCATTACCAGACATGTCGCAATTTGACGACTCGTCAAATCGCAACGAATGGATCAATTTACGACTTCAcaagccatctccatcctCTTCCGAATCGAGTTCCCCGTCCCAAAAGTTGGACATGTATGTTGGAAGGCGGTTTTTCCGGACCGTCGAAGCCAATTGCTTCGACCCCGAGACTCgcatcaaagaaatggaTGCAAGCGGCGTGTCCGTGCAGGTCCTCAGCACGATTCCAGTTCTATTCTCGTACGACAAACCCATCAAGCCCGCGGCAATGCTTGCGCGGCTGTTAAACGACCACATTGCCTCTCTTTGCCGAGTCTACCCTAGCCGATTCGTCGGCCTCGCGACGGTGCCTCTGCAGgacgttgccgccgccgtggaggAGTTGAAGCGCGTAAAGGGCCTGGGGCTAAGAGGCGTCGAGATTGGCACCGAGATAAACGGACGGGAGCTGGACGacctggacatggagccgTTTTGGAAAGCATGCGAGGAGTTGGACATGGCTGTTTTTGTGCATCCGCTAGGCTACGAGCTCGCCAGGGAGAACAAGAGATGGGCCAACTACTGGTCTGCTTGGCTGATTGGGAT GCCGAGCGAAACGGCTCTCGCACTGCACGCAGTCGTCTCGTCTGCCGTGCTCGTCCGCCACCCCAGGCTGCGTCTCTGCTTCGcccacgccggcggcgcatatctccctctccttggGCGTATTCAGCACGGCTACGACTGCCGGCCTGATCTGGTTGCTCACAAGGCCGAGGGCGTATCGCCGACACGTCAGGTGGCCCTTGGTCAGAGGAACATCTGGATAGACAGCCTGGTGCACGACCCGGACCTGTTAGAGTACATGTGCAAGAAGATTGGGCCGGAACGTGTAATTATGGGTAGCGACTATCCGTTTCCGTTAGGGGAAGTCCCTCTTCCAGGACAGATGATATCTACGGACGAGCGGGTGAGGGGATTCTTGTccgaggagaggagagaggcAATGTTGTGGCGGAATGCGGTTGAGTTTTTGGGCTTGCACGATTTGGTGAGGGAGTACAAGTATTGA
- the ALDH8A1 gene encoding 2-aminomuconic semialdehyde dehydrogenase: MDTIATLWNADTPDAAEALLQTTAAKPLRLQNFVANEFYKASSSVDALESFNPRTGKVLVHVPSSSAADVDQAVDAAATAFPSWSRTPRQERARLLQKVAHLIQENKNLLAVWESIDQGKTLARAEAEVDRAATNFSYFAQFILAEEGTVRYVDGESPVMAYEHRSPAGVFGLITPWNMPLYLLTWKIAPCLAFGCVAVAKPSEVTSVTAFLLCEIFRQAKLPPGVINMVFGKGATAGSALVTSPKVRGVSFTGGVGTGIRIRQDTAADVGKHISLELGGKNPNLIFEDVEMGKAVRLAARAAFENSGQICLCGSRIYIHRSRYEEFLPAFVGYVKQNYICGGTLGPVVSREHYSKIRSYLALAQKESATFHLGSVPEEDPQGGYWIPPVVLTGLSQESRVIQEEIFGPVVTVSTFETEDEAIALANDNANGLAAVVMTNDVSRMRRVGERIDAGLVWANCWLVRELGTSFGGLKASGVGREGGVHSREVFTNLRTVHVPSSW; the protein is encoded by the exons ATGGACACGATCGCAACGCTTTGGAACGCCGACACCCCAGATGCGGCCGAGGCTCTTCTCCagaccaccgccgccaaaccTCTCCGTCTACAAAATTTTGTGGCCAACGAATTCTATAAAGCCTCCTCATCCGTCGACGCGCTAGAGTCCTTCAACCCTAGGACCGGCAAGGTACTGGTTCATGTGCCATCTAGCTCCGCAGCAGACGTAGACCAGGCCGTCGATGCGGCAGCCACTGCGTTCCCTTCCTGGTCCCGGACCCCAAGGCAAGAAAGGGCCCGCTTGCTACAGAAAGTCGCCCATCTAATCCAAGAGAACAAGAATCTGCTTGCTGTATGGGAGAGCATAGACCAGGGCAAGACGCTGGCTCGGGCAGAAGCCGAGGTTGACAGAGCCGCAACGAACTTCAG CTATTTTGCCCAGTTTATTCTCGCTGAGGAAGGGACCGTCCGCTACGTAGACGGCGAGTCACCCGTCATGGCGTATGAGCACCGGTCACCAGCGGGCGTGTTCGGCCTCATCACGCCGTGGAACATGCCGCTGTACCTGCTGACGTGGAAGATTGCGCCCTGCCTGGCATTCGGGTGCGTTGCCGTCGCAAAACCCAGTGAAGTGACGAGCGTCACTGCCTTCT TACTTTGCGAGATATTCCGCCAAGCCAAGCTCCCCCCCGGCGTGATCAACATGGTGTTTGGCAAAGGGGCCACGGCGGGCTCGGCACTCGTCACGTCTCCCAAAGTCCGCGGGGTTTCATTCACAGGCGGCGTGGGCACGGGGATCCGCATCCGGCAGGATACGGCTGCCGACGTGGGCAAGCACATCTCCCTGGAGCTGGGGGGGAAGAATCCCAACTTGATCTTTGAGGATGTCGAGATGGGCAAGGCGGTCCGTCTCGCGGCCAGGGCTGCTTTCGAAAACAGCGGCCAGATATGCCTCTGCGGATCGAGGATTTACATTCACCGCTCTCGATATGAGGAGTTTCTACCGGCCTTTGTGGGCTATGTGAAGCAGAATTATATATGCGGAGGGACACTAGGGCCCGTGGTTTCGAGGGAGCACTACTCCAAGATACGGTCTTACCTGGCTTTGGCGCAAAAGGAGTCGGCTACATTCCACCTGGGTTCTGTTCCTGAAGAGGACCCCCAAGGCGGATACTGGATACCCCCCGTGGTATTGACGGGGCTTTCCCAGGAGAGCCGGGTGATCCAAGAGGAGATTTTTGGTCCCGTGGTTACTGTGTCTACGTTTGAGACAGAAGACGAGGCAATTGCTCTGGCCAACGACAATGCCAATGgtctggcggcggtggtcaTGACCAACGACGTATCAAGGATGCGGCGCGTTGGAGAGCGAATCGATGCGGGCTTGGTGTGGGCGAATTGTTGGCTGGTGAGGGAGTTGGGGACGTCGTTTGGCGGCCTCAAGGCAAGCGGCGTCGGCAGGGAGGGAGGCGTGCACAGCAGAGAGGTGTTTACGAATCTGAGGACCGTTCACGTGCCTTCAAGTTGGTGA
- the amnD gene encoding 2-aminomuconate deaminase, giving the protein MHDSPNGKPYFRPSAHAQGLANYPHARIVPSANAHTIYVSGTSSRRGDGTFAGADYKKDESGSTSLQLDIRQQTEAVLSNMSEIIKGATDGKADMNNVVEVSVFLVNMERDYKGMNDEWNRVWPDRALAPARTTVEVRALPRPEILVEMKCVAHLATD; this is encoded by the coding sequence ATGCACGACTCTCCCAACGGAAAACCCTACTTTCGCCCTTCTGCCCACGCCCAAGGCCTGGCAAACTACCCTCACGCACGCATCGTCCCCTCCGCCAACGCCCACACCATCTACGTCTCCGGAACCTCCTCCCGCCGCGGCGACGGAACTTTTGCTGGCGCCGACTATAAAAAGGATGAGTCTGGGAGCACTTCACTGCAGCTGGACATTCGGCAGCAAACCGAGGCCGTCCTGTCAAACATGAGCGAAATCATCAAGGGCGCCACAGACGGCAAAGCAGATATGAACAATGTCGTCGAGGTCAGTGTTTTCTTGGTAAACATGGAAAGGGACTACAAGGGCATGAATGACGAGTGGAACCGCGTCTGGCCGGATCGTGCGCTGGCGCCGGCCAGGACAACGGTGGAAGTGAGAGCTCTGCCCCGGCCCGAGATACTGGTGGAGATGAAGTGTGTTGCTCACCTGGCAACAGACTGA